DNA from Streptomyces sp. Edi4:
GGTTGCGCGGGCGGTGGCCGACGAACGGGGCACGGGGCGCCTAGCGGTGATCGCCCCGGCCCGCCTGCACGCGACGCTCCGGCCCGCGCTGCCCGACGCGGCACACGGAACCACGCCGGACCTCACATCCGAGGTCGCCCTGCTCGACCCCCGCCAGGCGAAGGGGCTCGAATTCGACGTGGTGCTGGTGGTGGAGCCGGGGGAGTACGGGGTGAGCGACCTGTACGTCGCACTGACCCGGGCGACGCGACGCATGGCCGTCCTGCACGCGGGCGCGCTGCCGACAGCCCTGGCCGGCCTGACGCCTTGGGTCTCTCCTGCGGGTCGCGCGCGCCCCTGAGCATCCGGCGGCGGCCCGGGCGCACGAGTGGGGGACGGGAAACCCGTCACCCCGTCGGCGCCGGGCCCGTGCTCTCCCGGGGGAGCAACCTCGGCAGGGGGTCCTGGAGTTGGCGGGGGGACGCGCCGTCCAGGAGAGACAGGAGTTGCGTTGCCGCGCGGTGTCCGAACTCGTCCGCCTCGCGGACCAGCGCGGTCAGCTGGGGGTGCAGCGTGTGGCAGATGACGGAGTCCTCCCAGGACACCACCGACACGTCCCGGGGGATCAGCAGCCCCCGCTCCGCCGCGACGCTGACCGCCGCCACCGCCATCACCTCGTTGTCGCAGATGAGGGCGGTGGGCGGGGTGGCGGCCGAGAACAGGCGGCGGGCCGCCTTCGCGCCCTGGCGGTCGGTGAAGTCCGTGGTCACGGACACCGCGTGGTCGAGGTCGAGGCGCCGCGCCGCCGCTCGCAGTGAGGCGATGCGGCGTGCCGTGTGGGCGAAGCCGGGCGTCCCCGCGATGTGCCCGATGCGGCGGTGCCCGAGCGCGTACAGGTGACGCACGATCAGGTCCATCGCGCCGGAGTCGTCCGCCCAGATGTTGGAGATCCTTGCCCGGCGCGGGAGTTGGGGCGCGTCGGGGCTGCCTGGCGCCTCCATGCCGCCGATGACCACGGCCGGCAGGCCGAGGACCGCCAGGGTCTCGGGGCGCGGGTCCGAGACGCGGGGGTCGACCACGATGACCCCGTCCACCCTTCCCTCCGCCCACCAGCGCCGGTACAGCTCGCACTCGGCCTGGACGTCGTCGACCATCTGGAACACCAAAGCCTGGTCGCGCGGCGCGAGGCTCGCCTGGATGCCCGAGACGAGTTGGAGGAAGAACGACTCCCCGCCCAGGCTGTCCGCCGGGCGGGCGAGCACGAGCCCGATCGCCCCCGCGTTCTCGCCGGACAGCGCCCGCGCCGCGGAGCTCGGCCGCCAGCCGAGCCGGTCGGCGACCCGTATGACCCGGCGCCGGGTCGCGTCGGAGACCCCGGGCCGGTTGTTGAGGGCGAAGGAGACCGCGCTCGTGGAGACGCCCGCCTCTCTGGCCACGTCTTTCATGGTCGGGCGGCGGGGTGGCGGCGTATCGGTTTCGATCTCGCTCATGGCGTGATGGTAACGCGGTTTAGCGCAAGGTCACTAAACCGCCTTAGTTCGTCCCCAACATTCAGGTCTTTAGTCCTTTTTAGTGGGTCTGGCCTGCGAGTTTAGTGAATTCGGTCGCTTGTCCGGTATTGACGGCCATTTCAAGCGCGCTGCATGGTGTGCCGCAACGTCATCGGGACGAGGCGAAGGAGTCAGCCACTCATGTCCATTCATCGCAGTGTCGCGATCCGGACGGCCGTCGGTCTCGGCGCGGCCCTCTCGCTCACCCTGCTCACCGCGTGCGGGGGCGGCGGTGACGGCAAGGGGTCGGCCACCGACGGGAAGATCGAGGGCGAGATCAAGTTCCAGACCTGGAACCTCCGCGCCAAATTCAAGGACTACTTCGAAGGCGTGATCAAGGACTTCGAGAAGGCCAACCCGGGCACCACGGTGAAGTGGGTGGACCAGCCCGCCGACAACTACGCCGACAAGCTGAGCGCGGACGCCACCGCCGGCACGCTGCCCGATGTCGTGAACCTCTCCCCGGACCTCGCCTATCCGCTGGCCAAGGCGGGCACCCTGCTCAACCTGGACAAGGACAAGGTCGCCGCCAAGTTCAAGCCCGAGTACCTGGACGGAGCCTGGCACGGCTTCGACATGCCGGGGCTCGACGGCTCGTACGCGCTGCCCTGGTATCTGAACACCGGCCCGCTCTTCTACAACAAGACCATGTTCAAGGACGCCGGTCTCGACCCTGAGAAGGCGCCGAAGACGTTCGACGAACTCTTCACCGACGCCGCCCAGTTGGCGAAGAACGGCAAGGCCACGCTGGCCCAGCCGCCGACCGTGGAGGACTTCGGGCGCTACGGCGTCGACATCATGAGCAAGGACGGGACGAAGTTCACCTTCAACGACGCCAAGGGCGTCGAGTTCCTGACCAAGTATCAGACGATGTTCAAGGAAGGCGGCCTGCACAAGCAGGCGCTCACGCTCACCGCGGAGACGGCCGGGCAGAAGTTCCTCCAGCAGGAGGTGGCCATGAACCCGGGCAGCGCCCACGACCTCGACACCTTCAAGAAGAACGCCCCCTCGCTCTACGGCAGCCTCGGCATCACCGACGTACCGACCAACACCGGCAAGCAGAACATGTACTTGCAGGGTCTCTCGGTCAACTCCCAGAGCAAGCACGCCGCGGCCGCGCTCGCCTTCGCGCACTTCGTCACCGACCAGAAGAACCAGGAGGACTTCGGCCACAAGGTCGCCGTCTTCCCCAGCACCAAGGGTTCGCTGGACAAGGAGTACTGGACCACCGCCGACGGCAGCGAGGAGGGCAAGATCCGGGTCGCCTCGGCCAAGATGCTGCCGACCGCCGTCAACTACACGCCGGTGCTGTTCAGCGACGAGATGAAGACGATCCTGCGCAACGAAATAGCCAAGTGCCTCCAGGGCAAGGAGTCGCCCAAGGAGGCCCTGGACAGCGCGGCGAGCCAGATGACCAAGCTCATCCAGCAGAAGTGACACGGTGCACCCGGATGAACCCCGCGACACTCCCGCCCGGGAACGGGGCCGTGACCCCCGCCGCCCCCGCGACCCGGGACCCCGATATGAACCCCGCCACCCCCGCGACCCGGGACCGGGGCGTGTGCCCCGCCGCCTCCGCGACCCGGGACCCGGATATGAACCCCGGCGCCCCCGCGACCCGGGACCGGGGCGTGTGCCCCGCCGCCCCCGCGACCCGGGTTCGCCGATGAGTGCGTCGATGCCGGCCGCCCCCGCCAAGGACGCCGCGCGCCCTCCCCGCGACGCCGCCCCCGCGCGGCGTCCGGGGCGGCGTCGCCCCGCCGGGCGCACTCATCGCGCCCTCAGCCCCTGGCTGTTCCTGGCGCCCGGGCTCCTGGTCACCCTCGCCTTCAACCTCTACCCCTTCCTCGCCACGGTGTGGAAGTCGTTCACCGACGCCCGCACCCTGACCCCCGGCACCTTCGTCGGGTTCGACAACTTCACCGCGCTGCTCCACGACGACCAGTTCTGGGTGGCGCTGCGCAACAGCGCGCTGTACGTGGTCCTGGTCGTGCCCTGTCTCGTACTGCTGCCGCTGCTGCTCGCGCTCCTGGTCCAGCGGCACATCCCCGGCATCGCGTTCTTCCGGTCCGCCTACTACACGCCGGTCGTGGCGTCGGTGGTCGTCGTCGCCCTGATGTGGGTGTGGATGCTGGACGACCGGGGATTCATCAACGGCGTGCTGCGCGCGCTGGGCGTGGACCCGGTGCCGTTCCTGTCCAACCAGTGGCTGCTGCTGCTCAGTTCCATGGCCCTGACCGTGTGGAAGGGCCTCGGCTACTACATGATCATTTACCTGGCCGCGCTCGCGAACGTACCCCGGGAGCTCCACGAGGCCGCCGAGGTCGACGGCGCGGGGCCGCTGCGGCGCTTCGTGTCCGTCACGATGCCCTCGGTGCGCTCCACGATGGTCCTGGTCGGCGCGCTCTCGGCGGTCTCCGCGTTCAGGGTCTTCAGCGAGGTCTTCATGATCGCGGGGCCGACCGGCGGGCCCGGCGGCGCCGACACCACGCTCGTCATGCTCATCCAGCGGGCCGGCACCGGGCTCCAGGGCCGCACCGGCTACGCCTCCGCCCTGTCGATCGTGCTGTTCCTGCTGACCCTGGTCCTGATGCTGCTCGTGCTGCGGGCCGACCGGAAGGACAAGGACTGATGGCCGCCGTCGCCCAGCGCCCCACCGGGCCCCGCCGCGTCCGCGCCCGCCGCTGGCGCTTCGCCCTGCGCTACCTGGCCCTCGTCGTCGTGCTGCTCGTCATGACCGGCCCGTTCCTGTGGCAGCTGTCCACCTCGCTCAAGGGCGCCACCGAGGACATCTACACCTCGCCGCCCCGGCTGCTGCCCCAGCACCCCACGGTCGACAACTACCGCCACGTCGCCGAGATCATCCCGGTCTGGGACTTCATCTGGAACTCCGTGAAGGTCGCGCTCAGCAACGTGGCGACCAACGTCGTCGGCGCCGCGATGGCCGGCTACGCGCTCGCCCGGCTCCGCTTCAAGGGCCGCGCCGCCGCCAGGACCGTGTTCGTCCTGGCCCTCCTGGTGCCGATGGAGGCCACGATGCTGGCCCAGTTCGCCACCATGCGCTCGCTCGGCCTCAACAACACCCTGGTCGCCGTGGTGCTGCCGGGCTGTATCGGCGCGATGAACGTGCTCCTGATGCGCAACGCCTTCAGCGCCATCCCGTACGAGATCGAAGAGGCGGCCATCGTGGACGGCGCCAACGTCTGGCAGCGCTTCACCCGCATCGCGCTGCCCGCCGTCAAGGGCACTCTCGCGGTCGTCGCGATCTTCTCCTTCATGGGCGCCTGGGACGACTTCCTGTGGCCCTTGATCGTGCTCTCCGACTCCGAACACTTCACGCTCACCGTCGGCCTGAACTTCCTGCACGGCACGTTCTCCGACAACCAGCGCGTCGTCGCGGCGGGCACCATCATCGCCGTCGCCCCGCTGATCGTGATGTTCGCCTTCCTCCAGCGGCTCTTCTTCCGCGGTGTCGGCGAGGGCGCGGTCAAGGGCTGACCACCGCGCCGCCGTTCCCGCCCCCCAACTCACCTTTCCCAGACCGACCTTGGAGTCCATCCATGGCAGCCCCGCGCTTCGGCGTCAACTACACGCCCAGCCAAGGCTGGTTCCACCACTGGCTCGACTACGACCCGGACGCCGTGCGCGCCGACCTCGACGCGATAGCCGCGCTAGGCCTGGACCACATACGGGTCTTCCCGCTGTGGCCCTACTTCCAGCCCAACCGCACCCTCATCAGGCCCCGCGCCATCGAGCACTTGCTCGACCTCGTGGACGCCGCCGCCGAGCGCGGCCTCGACGTCAACGTGGACGGGCTCCAGGGGCACCTGTCGAGCTTCGACTTCCTGCCCGCCTGGACCCGCACCTGGCACCGCCGCAACCTGTTCACCGACCCCGAGGTGGTCGAGGGGCAGGCCGCCTATCTGCGGACCCTGGCCGCCGCACTCGCCGGCCGGCCCAACTTCATCGGCATGACGGTCGGCAACGAGATCAACCAGTTCTCGGCCGGGCCCCACCCCGACCCCGACCGCGCCGGCCCCGACGAGGTGGACGCGTGGCTCGCACGGATGCTCGCGGCCTGCGAGGAGGGCGCGCCGGGGCGGCTCCATCTGCACGCGGAGTACGACGCGTGCTGGTACCAGGACGACATGCCGTTCACCCCGGCCCAGGCCGCCCGGCGCGGCGCGGTGACCGCCGTGCACTCCTGGGTCTTCAACGGCACCGCGCAGCTCCACGGACGCCTCTCGGTGCCGGTCGAGCACCACGCCGCCTACCTGGTGGAACTGTCCAAGGCCTGGGCGCTGGACGCGCACCGCCCGGTCTGGCTCCAGGAGGTCGGCGCGCCTGCGCCCCTGGTGCCGCCCGCGCACGCGGCCGCCTTCACCGAGGCGACCGTCGAGAACACCCTGGACTGCCCGGGCCTGTGGGGCATCACCTGGTGGAGCTCGCACGACGTCTCGCGCGACCTGGCCGACTTCCCCGAACTCGAGTACGGGCTCGGCCTGTTGACCAACGACGGGCACCCCAAGGACACCGCGCGGGTGCTCGCCGGGACCGCCAGGGCGCTGCGGGAGGGCGCCCGCGCCTACGCCCCCGCCCCCCGGTCCACCGCCCTCGTGGTGCCCGACGCCCCCGCGTCCCGCTCCTCGTGCGCCCCCGGCGGCGCCGTCTTCGAAGCGTTCTTCGGGCTCACCGCCGACGGCGCCCGCCCCACCACCGTCCTCGCGAGCCGCGCCGAGGACCGGGCCCACCTCGCCGCGCGCGGCATCACCGACGTCCTCACCCCCGACCAGGTCCGGTAACGCTCCCGCCAGGAGGCACCCCGTGCACCACCACCCCACCAGACGCGCCGTGGTCATCGCCGGCGCGGCCGCCGCCCTCGCTCCGGCGCTGCCCGCGCACGCCACCCCGATGGACACCACCGCACCGGACACCCCAACTGCCGCCGGTCGCCTGCCAGTTCAGCCATACGCCTCCTACTGGTACCCGGACTCGCTGCCCCCG
Protein-coding regions in this window:
- a CDS encoding LacI family DNA-binding transcriptional regulator, encoding MSEIETDTPPPRRPTMKDVAREAGVSTSAVSFALNNRPGVSDATRRRVIRVADRLGWRPSSAARALSGENAGAIGLVLARPADSLGGESFFLQLVSGIQASLAPRDQALVFQMVDDVQAECELYRRWWAEGRVDGVIVVDPRVSDPRPETLAVLGLPAVVIGGMEAPGSPDAPQLPRRARISNIWADDSGAMDLIVRHLYALGHRRIGHIAGTPGFAHTARRIASLRAAARRLDLDHAVSVTTDFTDRQGAKAARRLFSAATPPTALICDNEVMAVAAVSVAAERGLLIPRDVSVVSWEDSVICHTLHPQLTALVREADEFGHRAATQLLSLLDGASPRQLQDPLPRLLPRESTGPAPTG
- a CDS encoding sugar ABC transporter substrate-binding protein translates to MSIHRSVAIRTAVGLGAALSLTLLTACGGGGDGKGSATDGKIEGEIKFQTWNLRAKFKDYFEGVIKDFEKANPGTTVKWVDQPADNYADKLSADATAGTLPDVVNLSPDLAYPLAKAGTLLNLDKDKVAAKFKPEYLDGAWHGFDMPGLDGSYALPWYLNTGPLFYNKTMFKDAGLDPEKAPKTFDELFTDAAQLAKNGKATLAQPPTVEDFGRYGVDIMSKDGTKFTFNDAKGVEFLTKYQTMFKEGGLHKQALTLTAETAGQKFLQQEVAMNPGSAHDLDTFKKNAPSLYGSLGITDVPTNTGKQNMYLQGLSVNSQSKHAAAALAFAHFVTDQKNQEDFGHKVAVFPSTKGSLDKEYWTTADGSEEGKIRVASAKMLPTAVNYTPVLFSDEMKTILRNEIAKCLQGKESPKEALDSAASQMTKLIQQK
- a CDS encoding sugar ABC transporter permease codes for the protein MPAAPAKDAARPPRDAAPARRPGRRRPAGRTHRALSPWLFLAPGLLVTLAFNLYPFLATVWKSFTDARTLTPGTFVGFDNFTALLHDDQFWVALRNSALYVVLVVPCLVLLPLLLALLVQRHIPGIAFFRSAYYTPVVASVVVVALMWVWMLDDRGFINGVLRALGVDPVPFLSNQWLLLLSSMALTVWKGLGYYMIIYLAALANVPRELHEAAEVDGAGPLRRFVSVTMPSVRSTMVLVGALSAVSAFRVFSEVFMIAGPTGGPGGADTTLVMLIQRAGTGLQGRTGYASALSIVLFLLTLVLMLLVLRADRKDKD
- a CDS encoding carbohydrate ABC transporter permease, yielding MAAVAQRPTGPRRVRARRWRFALRYLALVVVLLVMTGPFLWQLSTSLKGATEDIYTSPPRLLPQHPTVDNYRHVAEIIPVWDFIWNSVKVALSNVATNVVGAAMAGYALARLRFKGRAAARTVFVLALLVPMEATMLAQFATMRSLGLNNTLVAVVLPGCIGAMNVLLMRNAFSAIPYEIEEAAIVDGANVWQRFTRIALPAVKGTLAVVAIFSFMGAWDDFLWPLIVLSDSEHFTLTVGLNFLHGTFSDNQRVVAAGTIIAVAPLIVMFAFLQRLFFRGVGEGAVKG
- a CDS encoding glycosyl hydrolase → MAAPRFGVNYTPSQGWFHHWLDYDPDAVRADLDAIAALGLDHIRVFPLWPYFQPNRTLIRPRAIEHLLDLVDAAAERGLDVNVDGLQGHLSSFDFLPAWTRTWHRRNLFTDPEVVEGQAAYLRTLAAALAGRPNFIGMTVGNEINQFSAGPHPDPDRAGPDEVDAWLARMLAACEEGAPGRLHLHAEYDACWYQDDMPFTPAQAARRGAVTAVHSWVFNGTAQLHGRLSVPVEHHAAYLVELSKAWALDAHRPVWLQEVGAPAPLVPPAHAAAFTEATVENTLDCPGLWGITWWSSHDVSRDLADFPELEYGLGLLTNDGHPKDTARVLAGTARALREGARAYAPAPRSTALVVPDAPASRSSCAPGGAVFEAFFGLTADGARPTTVLASRAEDRAHLAARGITDVLTPDQVR